From a region of the Enterobacter sp. JBIWA008 genome:
- the sdiA gene encoding transcriptional regulator SdiA gives MKDLDFFTWRRDCSLRFQELTCAAEVYHELEQQTQALEFDYYALCVRHPVPFTRPKISLHTTYPKLWMAQYQSANYFAIDPVLKPENFIQGHLPWTDALFAEAQELWHSAQDHGLRAGITQCLMLPNHALGFLSVSRTSVREGALAHEEIELRLQMLVQMALTSLMRFDDEMVMPPEMKFSKREREILKWTAEGKTSAEIAIILSISENTVNFHQKNMQKKFNAPNKTQIACYAAATGLI, from the coding sequence ATGAAGGATTTAGACTTTTTCACCTGGCGACGGGATTGCTCCCTCCGCTTTCAGGAATTGACCTGTGCTGCAGAGGTATATCATGAGCTGGAGCAACAAACTCAGGCGCTGGAATTCGATTATTACGCGCTCTGCGTGCGCCATCCCGTGCCATTTACGCGCCCTAAAATCTCACTGCATACCACTTACCCAAAGCTGTGGATGGCGCAATATCAATCCGCGAACTATTTCGCGATCGATCCGGTTTTAAAACCGGAGAATTTCATTCAGGGGCATCTCCCCTGGACAGACGCATTATTCGCTGAGGCGCAGGAATTATGGCACAGCGCGCAGGACCACGGTTTACGCGCGGGAATAACGCAGTGCCTGATGCTGCCTAATCATGCGCTCGGCTTCCTGTCAGTTTCTCGCACTAGTGTACGGGAGGGGGCATTAGCCCATGAGGAAATAGAGCTGCGATTGCAAATGCTGGTGCAAATGGCCTTAACCTCTCTGATGCGTTTTGACGATGAGATGGTCATGCCGCCCGAAATGAAATTTAGCAAGCGCGAGCGTGAAATTCTGAAATGGACTGCGGAAGGGAAGACCTCAGCGGAAATAGCGATCATTCTCTCTATCTCCGAGAATACCGTTAACTTCCATCAAAAAAATATGCAGAAAAAATTCAATGCGCCAAATAAAACGCAGATCGCATGCTACGCGGCGGCTA